One Methylobacterium oryzae DNA window includes the following coding sequences:
- a CDS encoding HD-GYP domain-containing protein has translation MGRILLITDDPARSQVLAQDLSDGLSCELHDLRAAELPLGGATAIVTDVHDLGASSVERLRRRLAEVRHGAPLTVLLHTDSPRTRLLGVALGATHTLCAPFDTDRLRETLGAPRATARLATFADEPLPACAVRTAAAVRGFYASVFVPDQPITPGVIDNGTQAIDLAIRDTGIRDWVRAVRQFDDATHQHCLLVAGLAAAFAASLGLGEQERHRLTKAALLHDVGKIHIPAAILNKPGRLDDAELAVMRLHPEKGYSMLVDQGFEQQMLHVVRSHHEMLDGSGYPDRLKGEEIPDLVRLVTVCDIHAALIEQRPYKQPMASEAAYAILEGMAGRLDPAIVGAFRPVVAAFAPHTLDAA, from the coding sequence ATGGGCCGGATACTCCTCATCACGGACGATCCCGCACGCAGCCAGGTCCTGGCTCAGGACCTGTCCGATGGCCTGTCCTGTGAGCTCCACGATCTGCGCGCCGCGGAATTGCCCCTCGGCGGCGCGACCGCGATCGTCACCGACGTGCACGATCTGGGCGCGAGCTCCGTCGAGCGCCTCCGCCGCCGTCTCGCGGAGGTCCGGCACGGCGCTCCGCTGACCGTCCTGCTCCACACCGACAGCCCACGAACCCGGCTGCTCGGCGTCGCCCTCGGCGCGACCCACACGCTGTGCGCGCCCTTCGACACGGATCGCCTGCGGGAGACGCTGGGGGCGCCGCGCGCGACCGCGCGCCTCGCGACCTTCGCGGACGAGCCCCTGCCGGCCTGCGCCGTGCGGACGGCCGCGGCGGTGCGCGGATTCTACGCCTCGGTGTTCGTGCCCGACCAGCCGATCACGCCCGGCGTCATCGACAACGGAACCCAGGCCATCGACCTCGCGATCCGGGACACCGGGATCCGCGACTGGGTCCGGGCGGTCCGCCAGTTCGACGACGCCACGCACCAGCACTGCCTGCTGGTCGCCGGTCTGGCGGCGGCCTTCGCGGCGAGCCTCGGCCTCGGCGAGCAGGAGCGCCACCGCCTGACCAAGGCGGCCCTGCTGCACGACGTCGGCAAGATCCACATCCCGGCCGCGATCCTCAACAAGCCGGGCCGGCTCGACGACGCCGAGCTGGCCGTCATGCGGCTGCATCCGGAGAAGGGCTACAGCATGCTCGTCGATCAGGGCTTCGAGCAGCAGATGCTGCACGTCGTCCGGTCGCACCACGAGATGCTCGATGGGTCGGGCTATCCGGACCGGCTCAAGGGGGAGGAGATCCCCGACCTCGTCCGCCTCGTCACCGTCTGCGACATCCACGCGGCCCTGATCGAGCAGCGGCCCTACAAGCAGCCCATGGCGAGCGAGGCGGCCTACGCGATCCTGGAGGGCATGGCGGGGCGGCTCGACCCCGCGATCGTCGGCGCGTTCCGGCCGGTCGTCGCCGCCTTCGCGCCCCACACCCTCGACGCGGCCTGA
- a CDS encoding dicarboxylate/amino acid:cation symporter, whose translation MAVVPSPLTAPHPPAKSKPLYRTLYFQVLVAVAIGILLGHFYPQLGAELKPLGDAFIKLVKMIIAPVIFLTVVSGIAGMTNLEKVGRVGGKALIYFLTFSTLALIVGLIVANVLQPGNGLHIDPKSLDPKAVATYAGKAKEQSIVDFLMNIIPTTAVGAFAGGEILQVLFFSVLFGFGLAFLGDRGKPVLDIIKVLSEAIFGVVNIIMKVAPIGAFGAMAFTIGKYGISSLANLAYLVGAFYLTSAIFVLVVLGAVARYNGFSIIKLIRYIKEELLLVLGTSSSESALPSLLEKMERAGCSKPVVGLVVPTGYSFNLDGTNIYMTMAALFIAQATDTPLSYGEQALLLLVAMLSSKGAAGVTGSGFITLAATLAVVPSVPVVGMALILGVDRFMSECRALTNFIGNAVACIVVARWENEVDEAKLAAALSGQTMAPLPPAPALQPAE comes from the coding sequence ATGGCTGTCGTACCGTCACCACTCACCGCCCCGCATCCGCCCGCCAAATCGAAGCCGCTGTACCGGACCCTGTACTTCCAGGTTCTGGTCGCCGTCGCGATCGGCATCCTGCTCGGCCATTTCTACCCGCAGCTCGGCGCCGAGTTGAAGCCGCTGGGCGACGCCTTCATCAAGCTCGTCAAGATGATCATCGCGCCGGTAATCTTCCTGACCGTCGTCTCCGGCATCGCCGGGATGACCAACCTCGAGAAGGTCGGTCGGGTCGGCGGCAAGGCGCTGATCTACTTCCTGACGTTCTCGACGCTGGCGCTGATCGTCGGCCTCATCGTCGCCAACGTGCTCCAGCCAGGCAACGGCCTGCACATCGATCCGAAGTCGCTCGATCCGAAGGCGGTCGCCACCTACGCCGGCAAGGCGAAGGAGCAGAGCATCGTCGACTTCCTGATGAACATCATTCCCACGACGGCGGTCGGCGCGTTCGCGGGCGGTGAGATCCTGCAGGTGCTGTTCTTCTCGGTGCTGTTCGGCTTCGGTCTCGCCTTCCTGGGCGACCGCGGCAAGCCGGTGCTCGACATCATCAAGGTCCTGTCCGAGGCGATCTTCGGCGTCGTCAACATCATCATGAAGGTCGCCCCGATCGGCGCCTTCGGCGCGATGGCGTTCACGATCGGCAAGTACGGGATCAGCTCGCTGGCCAACCTCGCCTACCTCGTCGGCGCCTTCTACCTGACGTCGGCGATCTTCGTGCTGGTCGTGCTCGGGGCGGTCGCCCGCTACAACGGCTTCTCGATCATCAAGCTCATCCGTTACATCAAGGAAGAGCTGCTCCTCGTGCTCGGCACGTCGTCCTCCGAGTCGGCACTGCCCTCGCTGCTGGAGAAGATGGAGCGGGCCGGCTGCTCGAAGCCGGTCGTCGGCCTCGTGGTGCCCACGGGCTACTCGTTCAACCTCGACGGCACCAACATCTACATGACCATGGCGGCGCTGTTCATCGCGCAGGCGACCGACACGCCGCTGAGCTACGGTGAGCAGGCGCTGCTGCTGCTCGTCGCCATGCTGTCGTCCAAGGGTGCCGCCGGCGTCACCGGCTCGGGCTTCATCACCCTGGCGGCGACGCTCGCCGTGGTGCCCTCAGTGCCGGTGGTCGGCATGGCGCTGATCCTCGGCGTCGACCGCTTCATGTCGGAGTGCCGGGCGCTGACCAACTTCATCGGCAACGCGGTGGCCTGCATCGTGGTGGCGCGCTGGGAGAACGAGGTCGACGAGGCCAAGCTCGCCGCGGCCCTGTCCGGCCAGACCATGGCGCCGCTTCCCCCCGCGCCGGCTCTCCAGCCGGCCGAGTGA
- a CDS encoding TadE/TadG family type IV pilus assembly protein codes for MLDLRERAARFARARGGATAVEFALVALPFFALVGACLENGIVFWEQEILQQAVSDASRQIYTGTFQTTNAGTTDPATLMSRFRTAICTQPNGTPRITIFTCANVRVSVMKVADYGSATPVSPVATNASGASDWNPNFASYACAGNSAIVIVQAAVDIPVFFPLLGAAVPNLPNKRRVLQAATVFKVEPYSAPSGCS; via the coding sequence TTGCTCGACCTCCGAGAACGGGCCGCGCGCTTCGCGCGGGCACGCGGGGGCGCGACGGCCGTGGAGTTCGCCCTGGTGGCCCTGCCGTTCTTCGCGCTGGTCGGGGCCTGCCTCGAGAACGGGATCGTGTTCTGGGAGCAGGAGATCCTCCAGCAGGCGGTGTCCGACGCCAGCCGGCAGATCTACACGGGCACGTTCCAGACGACGAACGCCGGCACAACCGACCCCGCGACGCTGATGAGCCGCTTCCGGACGGCGATCTGCACGCAGCCGAACGGCACGCCCCGGATCACGATCTTCACCTGCGCCAACGTCCGGGTCAGCGTGATGAAGGTGGCCGATTACGGGTCCGCCACCCCGGTCTCGCCGGTCGCGACCAACGCCAGCGGTGCGAGCGACTGGAACCCGAACTTCGCCAGCTACGCCTGCGCCGGGAACTCGGCCATCGTGATCGTGCAGGCCGCGGTCGACATCCCGGTCTTCTTCCCGCTGCTCGGTGCCGCCGTGCCCAACCTGCCGAACAAGCGGCGGGTGCTGCAGGCCGCGACGGTGTTCAAGGTGGAGCCCTACTCCGCGCCGTCGGGGTGCTCGTGA
- a CDS encoding protein phosphatase CheZ, whose protein sequence is MARALPDVASIEEGVGLLRTQLLSISDAIARTRQEIADLRQEQETSRARDELLAVVQGTEDATNAILTASEKVDTLARGIVRRSGEDANRADARAIQIEMQTIFESCNFQDLTGQRISKVVRTIVLVEERIGEMLRVWSGPGDPPSRPNPTADTRSEEAALLNGPVLPGDASVSQDTVDAMFP, encoded by the coding sequence ATGGCCCGCGCTCTGCCGGACGTTGCCTCCATCGAAGAGGGTGTTGGGCTCCTCCGGACCCAGCTCCTGTCGATCTCCGACGCGATCGCGCGCACGCGCCAGGAGATCGCCGACCTCCGGCAGGAACAGGAGACGAGCCGCGCGCGGGACGAGCTCCTCGCCGTGGTGCAGGGCACCGAGGACGCCACCAACGCGATCCTGACGGCTTCGGAGAAGGTGGACACGCTCGCGCGCGGCATCGTCAGACGGTCGGGCGAGGACGCCAACCGGGCCGACGCCCGAGCCATCCAGATCGAGATGCAGACGATCTTCGAATCCTGCAATTTCCAGGACCTTACCGGCCAGCGGATCTCGAAGGTCGTGCGCACGATCGTCCTCGTCGAGGAGCGGATCGGCGAGATGCTGCGCGTCTGGTCCGGTCCCGGCGACCCGCCGTCGCGGCCGAATCCGACGGCCGACACGCGCAGCGAGGAGGCGGCCCTGCTCAACGGCCCCGTCCTGCCCGGCGACGCCTCGGTATCGCAGGACACGGTCGACGCGATGTTCCCGTAA
- a CDS encoding LysE family translocator gives MSVVATALLTGASLGLSIAAPIGPTSLLCVQRTLSGGLSTGLATGLGVATVHLTYGGLVMRWGAELAAVWSNGAVLSLISEAVLLALAVRVLRSVSVLQEGRACCDTLAVSYGSAVVLALTNPVTPVLFLAAMPAFLERGTAPFPVLAAGVFVGSFGWWVVLNTAVSLLRRCVTSRVLNRMNTAAGLLLALLALSLLVRGLDGGTAARSSSAGVSGVSGAGTRAPSRL, from the coding sequence ATGAGCGTCGTCGCCACGGCACTGCTCACCGGCGCGAGTCTCGGTCTGTCCATCGCCGCGCCGATCGGGCCGACGAGCTTGCTGTGCGTTCAGCGAACGCTGTCAGGCGGCCTGTCGACCGGCCTCGCCACCGGGCTCGGTGTCGCCACCGTGCACCTGACATACGGGGGTCTCGTCATGCGCTGGGGCGCGGAGCTCGCCGCGGTGTGGTCGAACGGCGCCGTTCTCTCCCTGATCTCGGAGGCGGTGCTTCTCGCCCTCGCGGTCCGGGTGCTTCGCAGCGTCTCGGTGCTGCAGGAGGGCCGCGCGTGCTGCGACACCCTGGCGGTGAGCTACGGCAGCGCGGTCGTGCTGGCCCTGACGAATCCGGTCACCCCCGTGCTGTTCCTGGCCGCGATGCCGGCCTTCCTCGAGCGCGGGACCGCACCGTTCCCGGTCCTGGCGGCCGGTGTCTTCGTCGGCTCGTTCGGCTGGTGGGTTGTGCTCAACACCGCGGTGTCCCTGCTCCGGCGCTGCGTGACCAGCCGAGTCCTGAATCGGATGAACACGGCCGCGGGCCTTCTTCTCGCCCTCCTGGCGCTGAGCTTGCTCGTCCGGGGGCTGGACGGTGGCACGGCGGCCCGTTCGAGCAGCGCGGGCGTGAGCGGGGTGTCGGGCGCGGGCACCCGAGCGCCGAGCCGGCTCTGA
- a CDS encoding DUF6894 family protein produces MPRFFIDLHDGTELVRDKDGYDLPGLEAARSQAVKIMTRIAQGLSDRPGRQDYIAAVRDDTGVVRMRFRVSLDAGPVG; encoded by the coding sequence ATGCCCCGCTTCTTCATCGACCTGCACGACGGAACCGAGCTCGTCCGCGACAAGGACGGCTACGACCTGCCCGGTCTCGAAGCCGCCCGGTCGCAGGCCGTGAAGATCATGACGCGGATCGCGCAGGGGCTCTCCGACCGGCCTGGGCGCCAGGATTACATCGCGGCGGTCCGCGACGACACGGGCGTGGTGCGGATGCGCTTCCGCGTGTCGCTCGATGCCGGCCCCGTCGGCTGA
- a CDS encoding TadE/TadG family type IV pilus assembly protein, with amino-acid sequence MGGLPIGLSRFRHDERGIAAVEFALVLPLLIVLYFGTAELTRVVDATRKLTLFARTLSDLSGRVDNALATQNGMALATQDGMTKITSAATAILRPLDASGLQIVVNAMGVETVNGSLKGFVCSSWPQNATKRPANQANGSNGLPATPAAYQFDGARYILAEVTMPYTPIIGSALYRWIFGGRGLTFSRQIPWSERTPSEIVMPGGTACPVYN; translated from the coding sequence ATGGGCGGCCTGCCGATCGGCTTGAGCCGCTTCCGCCACGATGAGCGCGGGATCGCCGCCGTCGAGTTCGCGCTCGTCCTGCCCCTGCTGATCGTCCTGTATTTCGGGACCGCCGAGCTGACGCGCGTCGTCGACGCGACCCGGAAGCTGACCCTGTTCGCGCGCACGCTGAGCGATCTGTCCGGACGGGTGGACAACGCTCTGGCGACCCAGAACGGGATGGCTCTGGCGACGCAGGACGGGATGACGAAGATCACCAGCGCGGCGACCGCGATCCTGCGCCCGCTGGACGCGTCCGGCCTGCAGATCGTGGTCAACGCGATGGGCGTGGAAACGGTCAACGGGTCGCTCAAGGGCTTCGTCTGCTCCAGCTGGCCGCAGAACGCCACGAAGCGCCCGGCCAACCAGGCCAACGGGAGCAACGGACTCCCCGCCACGCCGGCCGCCTATCAGTTCGACGGGGCCCGCTACATCCTGGCGGAAGTCACGATGCCCTACACCCCGATCATCGGGAGTGCTCTGTACCGCTGGATCTTCGGCGGCCGCGGATTGACCTTCTCGCGGCAGATCCCGTGGTCCGAGCGCACCCCCAGCGAGATCGTCATGCCGGGCGGCACCGCCTGCCCGGTCTACAACTAG
- a CDS encoding helix-turn-helix transcriptional regulator translates to MREALIDRIYEAAGTPELWPDVLQSIGDMANSDGAVLTVLPPVGTSRWIASPALEQRLGHQTGAGRSSGRMAPWRTDAQAGFTRDVDLVPASYEGWPREGDRPFWQVGTTIPLSTGDIAIVTAERRAQTGPHEASVLPGLDALRPHLVRACELSAQFSCERGRVTTATLSQIGLPAAVLSASGRVLTMNARLQEREEVLPPGQHGGQLFKSLINSKLLQDAIGNVVGGRRPAQTMPVRSYSDHRPQIAHVMRLKQRPGDVFGASAVLLVLVHVGARAVPDDGLLNMLFDLTPAEARLLQALAGGLRLQSYAESVGVQTSTVRTQLNSIFNKTGTKRQADLLSIVTSLALFSGQTTKRLGAA, encoded by the coding sequence ATGCGGGAAGCGCTTATCGACCGGATCTACGAGGCTGCGGGCACGCCGGAACTCTGGCCCGACGTCCTCCAGTCCATCGGCGATATGGCGAACTCGGACGGCGCTGTGCTCACGGTGCTCCCGCCCGTCGGGACCTCCCGCTGGATCGCCTCACCGGCCCTGGAGCAGCGCCTCGGTCACCAGACCGGCGCGGGGCGCAGCAGCGGTCGGATGGCGCCGTGGCGCACCGACGCCCAGGCGGGCTTCACGCGCGACGTCGACCTCGTGCCGGCCTCCTACGAAGGCTGGCCCCGCGAAGGCGACAGGCCGTTCTGGCAGGTGGGCACAACGATTCCCCTTTCGACAGGCGACATCGCGATCGTCACCGCCGAACGGCGGGCTCAAACCGGCCCCCATGAGGCCTCCGTCCTGCCCGGACTTGACGCCTTGCGACCACACCTCGTGCGCGCCTGCGAGCTCAGCGCCCAGTTCAGCTGCGAGCGCGGCCGCGTCACGACCGCGACGCTCAGCCAGATCGGACTCCCCGCCGCCGTTCTGTCGGCCTCGGGTCGGGTGCTGACCATGAATGCCCGGCTGCAGGAGCGGGAGGAGGTCCTGCCCCCCGGCCAGCACGGCGGCCAGCTCTTCAAGAGCCTGATCAACAGCAAGCTGCTGCAGGACGCGATCGGCAACGTCGTTGGCGGCCGGCGCCCGGCGCAGACCATGCCGGTGCGCAGCTACTCTGATCACCGTCCTCAGATCGCTCATGTCATGCGCCTGAAGCAGCGCCCCGGCGACGTCTTCGGTGCCTCGGCGGTGCTCCTCGTTCTCGTGCATGTCGGCGCGCGGGCGGTTCCGGACGACGGCCTGCTGAACATGCTGTTCGACCTGACCCCGGCGGAGGCGCGGTTGCTCCAGGCGCTCGCCGGAGGCTTGCGTCTGCAGAGCTACGCCGAGAGCGTCGGCGTCCAGACAAGCACCGTCCGCACCCAGCTCAACTCGATCTTCAACAAGACCGGAACGAAGCGGCAGGCCGATTTGCTGAGCATCGTCACGTCGCTCGCGCTCTTCAGCGGGCAGACGACGAAGCGCCTGGGCGCGGCGTGA
- a CDS encoding ATP-binding protein, with the protein MTGHPPSGHRPPSRRGVAVVVGLCAILVTAWLAGRAAERWALSDLRRGARSAIGLQVGVLLAEMQKQASLPLALAADPEVAAAVGPDPGRDLLDRVDRRLAQVAAATGSAVIYIIRVDGLTVAASNAGEDRSFVGRDYGFRPYFKQALAGGAGSQFALGTVSGRPGLYLARRIGAGSGVVVVKVEFDAVESAWRAAREVTFVTDARGIVLVTSEPGWRFDTLSAVDAAERARIEAGQEFGNARLERLPLHPVAGEPDVVRVGRGSLPAWSAILSQAPVPGTDWQLRTLTPLGTAVERERLQAWIIAALVTAFAGYGIFALTDRGRRTRARLAEAAARRAELESSVEARTRALRETNAQLRAEIAERQRAEAERERLGRELAQAGRLAALGQFAASMAHEINQPLAAIRSYADNAAILIRRGRGEDAAENAAAIGRLTDRIAGLTRQLKGFARRASPRREPVSLREVVANALELVAARAAALHVPLEADRPAPDLRVLGDGPRLEQVLVNLLQNAVDAVAGREEARVSLHLVEGDERVAIEVADTGPGIPAEVRGQIFDAFFTTKADGLGLGLAISRGIVEDCGGNLILAGGDGAGTVFRMEMIRAADAVPNVGKPVGATP; encoded by the coding sequence GTGACCGGGCACCCGCCCTCCGGTCACCGCCCGCCTTCGCGCCGGGGTGTCGCCGTCGTGGTCGGGCTCTGCGCGATCCTCGTGACGGCGTGGCTCGCCGGGCGCGCCGCGGAGCGCTGGGCCCTCTCAGACCTGCGGCGCGGCGCCCGTTCGGCGATCGGCCTTCAGGTCGGCGTCCTGCTCGCGGAGATGCAGAAGCAGGCGTCCCTGCCGCTGGCGCTCGCGGCCGACCCCGAGGTCGCCGCCGCGGTCGGTCCCGATCCCGGGCGCGACCTCCTCGACCGTGTCGACCGGCGGCTCGCCCAGGTCGCCGCCGCCACGGGTTCGGCGGTCATCTACATCATCCGCGTCGACGGACTCACGGTCGCGGCGAGCAACGCGGGCGAGGATCGCAGCTTCGTCGGCCGGGACTACGGGTTCCGCCCGTATTTCAAGCAGGCCCTGGCCGGCGGGGCCGGCTCCCAGTTCGCCCTCGGCACGGTCAGCGGACGGCCGGGCCTGTACCTCGCGCGCCGGATCGGGGCCGGGAGCGGGGTCGTCGTGGTGAAGGTCGAGTTCGACGCCGTCGAGTCGGCGTGGCGGGCCGCCCGCGAGGTCACCTTCGTCACCGACGCCCGTGGCATCGTCCTCGTCACCAGCGAGCCGGGCTGGCGCTTCGACACGCTCAGCGCCGTCGACGCGGCCGAGCGCGCCCGGATCGAGGCGGGACAAGAATTCGGCAACGCCCGCCTGGAGCGCCTGCCGCTCCATCCGGTCGCGGGCGAGCCGGACGTGGTGCGGGTCGGGCGCGGGTCGCTGCCGGCCTGGAGCGCGATCCTGTCGCAGGCGCCCGTACCGGGCACGGACTGGCAGCTGCGGACGCTGACGCCGCTCGGCACCGCCGTCGAGCGGGAACGCCTGCAGGCCTGGATCATCGCGGCCCTCGTCACGGCATTCGCTGGCTACGGGATCTTCGCGCTCACCGATCGCGGCCGCCGGACCCGGGCGCGGCTCGCCGAGGCCGCGGCGCGCCGGGCGGAGCTGGAATCGAGCGTCGAGGCGCGGACGCGGGCACTGCGGGAGACCAATGCCCAGCTGCGCGCCGAGATCGCGGAGCGGCAGCGCGCCGAGGCCGAGCGCGAGCGCCTCGGCCGCGAACTGGCGCAGGCCGGCCGGCTCGCGGCGCTGGGCCAGTTCGCGGCCAGCATGGCCCACGAGATCAACCAGCCGCTGGCGGCGATCCGCTCCTACGCGGACAATGCCGCGATCCTGATCCGCCGCGGGCGGGGCGAGGACGCGGCCGAGAATGCCGCCGCCATCGGGCGGCTCACCGACCGCATCGCCGGCCTCACCCGGCAACTCAAGGGCTTCGCCCGCCGCGCCTCGCCGCGGCGGGAACCGGTTTCCCTGCGTGAGGTGGTGGCCAACGCGCTGGAGCTCGTGGCGGCGCGCGCCGCCGCGCTGCACGTCCCGCTGGAGGCGGACCGGCCCGCCCCGGATCTGCGCGTCCTCGGGGACGGCCCGCGGCTGGAGCAGGTCCTGGTCAACCTGCTGCAGAACGCCGTCGACGCCGTGGCGGGTCGCGAAGAGGCCCGCGTCAGCCTGCACCTCGTCGAGGGGGACGAGCGCGTCGCGATCGAGGTGGCCGATACCGGGCCCGGGATCCCCGCGGAGGTGCGCGGCCAGATCTTCGACGCCTTCTTCACGACCAAGGCGGACGGCCTCGGCCTGGGCCTCGCCATATCCCGCGGGATCGTGGAGGATTGCGGCGGGAACCTGATCCTGGCCGGCGGCGACGGCGCCGGGACGGTCTTCCGGATGGAGATGATCCGGGCGGCGGACGCAGTCCCGAACGTGGGCAAGCCCGTGGGAGCGACACCGTGA
- a CDS encoding sigma-54-dependent transcriptional regulator: protein MSGPADAQAGTERVVFIDDEADVRRANGQSLELEGFTVEAFAAAEPALAAILAAPPGVVVTDVRLPGLDGVALLTRLRRVDPDLPVILITGHGDIRMAVAAMQDGAYDFLAKPYPAEALVVSVRRALERRRLVIENRALRARLDAAIEEDPAFLGTSPEIVGLRALVREVAQADVDVLVFGETGSGKEVVAGALHRWSRRAERNLVAMNCGALPDSVVESELFGHEAGAFTGALKRRVGRIEHAQGGTLFLDEIESMPLPLQVKLLRVLQERTVEPLGTNEVRPVDMRVVAATKVDLGQAAAQGTFRDDLYHRLNVITIAIPPLRDRGEDVLLLFQHFLRRAAEKFGRPVPPVTPAIREHLRRHAWPGNVRELGHFAERCALGLAAAAQPAAERAAASLTDQVDRFERQLIRDELIMAGGDVRAAAEALGLPRKTLYDKMARHGLTPGDYR from the coding sequence GTGAGCGGACCGGCGGACGCGCAGGCGGGCACCGAGCGCGTCGTCTTCATCGACGACGAGGCCGACGTGCGCCGGGCCAACGGCCAGAGCCTGGAGCTCGAGGGTTTCACCGTCGAGGCCTTCGCGGCCGCCGAGCCGGCGCTCGCGGCGATCCTGGCCGCGCCGCCCGGCGTGGTGGTCACCGACGTGCGGCTGCCGGGGCTCGACGGCGTCGCCCTCCTGACGCGGCTGCGCCGGGTCGACCCCGACCTGCCGGTGATCCTGATCACCGGCCACGGGGACATCCGCATGGCGGTGGCCGCCATGCAGGACGGGGCCTACGACTTCCTGGCCAAGCCCTATCCCGCCGAGGCGCTCGTCGTGTCCGTGCGCCGGGCGCTGGAGCGGCGGCGGCTCGTGATCGAGAACCGGGCGCTGCGGGCCCGGCTCGACGCGGCGATCGAGGAGGATCCGGCTTTCCTCGGGACCTCCCCGGAGATCGTGGGCCTGCGCGCCCTGGTGCGCGAGGTGGCGCAGGCCGACGTCGACGTGCTGGTTTTCGGCGAGACCGGGTCCGGCAAGGAGGTCGTGGCCGGCGCCCTGCACCGGTGGAGCCGCCGCGCGGAGCGAAACCTCGTGGCCATGAATTGCGGGGCGCTGCCCGACAGCGTCGTGGAGAGCGAGCTGTTCGGGCACGAGGCCGGCGCCTTCACCGGGGCCCTCAAGCGCCGGGTCGGCCGCATCGAGCACGCGCAGGGCGGCACGCTCTTCCTCGACGAGATCGAGAGCATGCCGCTGCCGCTGCAGGTCAAGCTCCTCCGCGTGCTCCAGGAGCGCACCGTGGAACCGCTCGGCACCAACGAGGTGCGCCCGGTCGACATGCGCGTGGTCGCCGCCACGAAGGTCGATCTCGGGCAGGCGGCCGCGCAGGGCACCTTCCGCGACGACCTCTATCACCGGCTCAACGTCATCACGATCGCGATCCCGCCCCTGCGCGACCGCGGGGAGGACGTGCTGCTGCTGTTCCAGCACTTCCTGCGCCGGGCCGCGGAGAAGTTCGGGCGCCCGGTGCCGCCCGTCACGCCGGCGATCCGCGAGCACCTGCGCCGCCACGCCTGGCCCGGCAACGTCCGCGAGCTCGGCCATTTCGCCGAGCGCTGCGCGCTGGGCCTCGCGGCGGCGGCGCAGCCCGCGGCCGAGAGGGCCGCCGCCAGCCTCACCGATCAGGTCGATCGCTTCGAGCGGCAGCTGATCCGCGACGAGCTGATCATGGCCGGCGGCGATGTCCGCGCCGCCGCGGAAGCCCTCGGCCTGCCGCGCAAGACCCTCTACGACAAGATGGCCCGGCACGGTCTGACCCCGGGCGACTACCGCTAG